From the genome of Solanum lycopersicum chromosome 12, SLM_r2.1:
GCATTatgtatgataaattttaggTACTTACTGATCCTAAAATTGTTTGAGTCATTCTTGATATAATGACTCATATCTCTCCATAATGACTGCTAAAGAAACTTTATAATGTTTATTTTCGTGCTAGGGAACTGAGGAAGCTCGATATATAAAGAAGTTGTTACAAGACTATACTGCTATTTTCATCAAAGTAGGAGATAACGTTTGGTGTTTTTAAAGTTCTAAAGTTCAAGAACAATTTGTATTTATAACGTGTTTGTGTTCATCTAGTATTAATACTTAGCTTaaattttgtaataatttatttgtgtcCATCGAGTGTTGACTCTTAGCTTCAAATTAGGTGATAGTAAGTTTGTTTAGCGTAAGTACAAACACTTGTTGATCatattgatgataaaattgattttcttgcgCGATCGAAATGTGGCCATCTAGTATTGACACTTAGATTTAATTTAGGAACAATGTGTTTATTAAGCATTAGTACCAACGCTAGttcatcctattgatgacaaaattaattttcttgcaAGATTGATTtctgtccatctagtgttgacacttcgctttaatttaggaataatatatttgttaagcataagtatcaacactagttgatcctattaatgataaaattaatatttttaagattaattTGAATTCATCTAGTTGAACAAAGTATAGTTGTTTATCTTGTCcctaataatttaaatttataaatatcgtttatttatataaaatttagttgaagttaattatattctctatcccttttcaattaatttcttttatcattttctttttctccttcaaacttattaaataaaaatatgaaataattatcaGGTACCATGTAATCCCTTGAACTTAAGTTCTATTCCTAATTTCATTAGGAATAGGATAGCCAAATTTTGAAGGACATTGATCTCTATATATAGTTCAGTGTCACTCAGACTTACTACAAAATTGTgttttttgatgttttgtttCTTCAGACATTTccaataaatctcaaaattattattctcaTTTTCGTTGGAAGAAGTATCAATGAAATTTCAATTGTTAATCTCATTGATTCAAGACTTTACAATCTTTACATAGACACCTCtattttatacatattcaaAGTTTATTTGATTGGTGTGCTTTTCATCTTGGAATTTAGTGGtgaatattttataaagaagaaaagaatgtcatttttgaaatatttgatatgaaattctttaattttgtcaaAGAAATTTGGTTTTTATCATCaaaaattactatttattacttattaatCTAGAACGGTTTAACCAGGaatatatatgatgtatgttTTAATTGTCAATTTTACATTAGTTTCggtgaaaatatttaatagataGAATTCATATAGTAAATCCTAACTATTTGTCTTGAGGATTTTATTGGTTTGAACAATGATTCACATGAGAAATCTTTGTGTAAATTAACTTTATTTGTACAAATGAAACTTCAAGAAACATGATGTAATGCACATGTGGCTAattcataaaagtaaaaaactCTGAAGTTATCTTATATTTTTGACCTCCCATTGTCTCCTTGGGACATTTCATAGACCCCTACCACTTACCTATCAAAGTAACAatcataaaatatgaaattcaatttgcAGAGCGCTGAAGCAATATACCCTTAAgcacaataaatataaaatctctAATTAACTTTACTGGCTGCTATAGGAATTTCGAGAAATTTTCTAGACACATTACAactcaaatacaaataaaataaattaattacacaTAGGGTCTTAGGAGTGACGTGCATTTCAAGTTGTAGTTTCTGTGATGTGCATTTCAAGTTGTAGTTTTTGTGATGTGCATTTCAAGTTGTAGTTTTTGTGACGTGCATTTTTGTAGTCATATGTTATATGGTTGGAAGAGTCAAAGAAAGTTCTTCTCCACAAAATTAGTGAATAAACATCACCCAAGAACTAGGTCATTGAGTGTTTCTCCATTTGTTGGTTGAGTTTGAGGGAGATAGTAAAGTTAGATTAATTTCTACCAGTCAAATTTGTAGCATTAATGAAATGCAATAAAGAGGAAGATGTTATgactaaaaaaattgttgagcAAAAATTAACCGAGAAGGATATTGTCGAGGCTCAGAAAATTTTTTCCAGAAGTTGATGATATTTCTCAATTCATCGAGattatcaatattaatttttctcatgGATTTTCATGATATCCTTGGTGTAGAGTTATCACTGATTACGAGACAATAAAAAGACATTACAAAAGACTTTCTCAAACTGGGGAAAGGGGAACTTAGGATTATATTTGAAGCTTGTAGGGTTTTGTGTGATAAAGCAAAAACAATGATGTATGATACTAAGCCTGGATCTGCTTCAGGGTGTGAAACTTCTTACACTTGAAGAGGCTATGAGAGCACTGAACTAGGAGggttttttcaagaaaaagaatttgTTCATTAGAACTGATGCATGTTTTCTAATGAAATTAATAGGTATGCATGGTTAGGTGTTCAAGATAATTTTCCAATTCGTAGCCTAAACGTCAAGCCAtgtctttcttttttcatagtTTGTATCATTTTTTGAACAAGTAAgctaaataaagaataaaacatGCATTAGTTTTCACGAACAACATACTTTTCCTAGTTCAATTGTTATTCTATAAGAATCCCTACATTGGAAACAAAAGATCTGTaaaaccttgaaaatccaagacgtgtcgtAAATCTTAACATAGGTGCCATTAGGTCTAAGTACTATTTTAAGTCCTTTTTGATgaataggtcatttaggaagtttaagaaccaaaacttCCGAGAATTTACATGACCATCTGAGTTGGTTCAAAGATTTACTAGTGTGTCTtaacctatttgactagcttttaggagttggaaataTACAAAAAGTGATGAAGGTGTAGCTAACAGGTGTTTAAGTTATATTATGGTCAAAATGTCTGGTtacgactccccaagaaccAACCAAACGgtcttgaggaggacccctaAAGATTGAGGCAACACTACCTCGTAGTGTGCATCTACCGGACAAAAGATGacccgtgtgtggatcgactATGCGTCGATACCACCGTCATCCCACAATTATCAACATTGAGGAATATCCTCAACTGCATATTCTCTTAACTTACCTATGGAGTACAGGATGGAGGGGGAGCTGTCCGTCGACTCACAGATGGCCCTTAGGTAGGATTCGTCCTGTGAGGGTCTTGAGTTGCTGCACCTTTTCAATTTAGTTTAtgtaattaattaggtggtttaGTGGTTAGTTAGGAATTAAGGggaaatgaataaataatttaaatcttaatataaatacccctaaccctcattaatctaaacacaactcacaaaataaagtcttttcttttctcttctttctctctctacttgaactcaccattgaagactaccAAGGAAAGGGGTTTGAGGGCTGGAAAGGGATAATTCACCCTCACTTCTTCATCAAATGCTAAGGTATGGGATATAATTCACCTTTAATATTCTTTCCTCAaaaggttccttcaaaatgaattataaaagttgagttttgatgtgggtttcatccaattgaGAAATTATGGTGTTGTGAACTgagttttttatgatttaattaggATATAATGGATTGTTTAACATGTAATTTAAGTTTATTATGATCAATTGTTATGGTTTAGTTCAATTTGAAGATTATGATCCTTAACCCTTCACCCTATGTTTGATTTTGGTGTAAattgggttgtgattgatttaattgtcttgattatgggttaaatcactattatatgatgttgttacaccaatatctaattaattcgaatgaattttattctttcatgCTAATCTTGAgaattgatctaggttatggAACTTTGCCTAAGTAagcttattttaagtatgatcTAGTATTAAATTGTGCTATCGTATTTATTCTAGTAtagttatcatgttgattattgaattatgattttaaagATCTAAATTGATCGAATTGAGGTTTTAGCGTAAGGCCTAAATGATGTACTATAAGGAAGACTTGGTATGTCTTgaaatctctatctttacttctaATTATGATTcattgtggttaagtcatgatattctattggagtatgccttatactatgataatagggtggtatgatgttgaatttaaatttcttaactatgttgtgaggttgattaaggtttATATTATATAAGGATGTGataactatcaatgtgccttgatatgctatgaaatgctaatgtgttaaccttacttatatgaattatgataaaaggactatactcatgcatttcttattgagctattgatgatgatgattatacaaggggtagaacctatgacctaaaataagatatgattgataattaaagtcataaagacatttcaataaagggacatcacttagcatcgagtgaacttgacaatgggaggtgatgacttaCCAAAGAGGATGATTCGCCCTATAGTTCTATATGAGATTGTAAATTCCCAAAAAGGAATACTCATCCTATAGATTaccatgagaggaggccccaacTACCAAGTGGTATATAGAGGGAATAtaatatctcttagttcttgaactatgttgcccccataggaagactagctagcaGATCAACCTAGAAAGCTACGCTTATGTTTGGTTCTACATTGGCCGGTAGACCATCTTCCATCTCTGTAGGGTTTTACAACACCGAATTCCACACTTAGATAATATGTTATATCtcagttaaggcaagtgttcccttaattaaaataaagtaatgaagtataaactaaAGTGACTTGATAGGTTTAACTTAGCCTAGGAATGGGTATGAGACTCCacttatgccttgcactagttgaccttgatggaagttttaggaagtttatattatgaatgtatattatgatgatgtatatgatgataatatgttgatGCTACAATGTAAATGACTATGAAATGATGATTTTCCTTTTGATATATGTAGTTTAATATATTAtggaagttggacattggttatgttttcttgttaatTATACTTTGTTGAGCAAGGTTATTGGGCTTTGTTTGGTCATTTCATTTATTGATTTGATGAGGATTCATGAGTTGTTGTctttcttattatgatatgattaactcttgttcattcttgtgatgttattccttgaagATAGGGCAGTAGTAAATCATGGGTTTCAAGTATGTTAGGAAACATATTACTTGTTTCAGTTAGTAAGTATGTTTGATGATTGGTATGACTTGCTTTGTTATGCATGAGAcctttaaactttttaaatggtatgttttgactaaatgtccctttttagcatgttttgctataattgtgcatatggtctcatacttagtacatgtggagtactaaccctattttcttgctcttttcccaaatattttaggtttcaATTGTTGAAGGTTTATTCGggacgacttgaagaagacttggatattctctattatccaagtgggtaggtcctcactttccgagggcaatgccaaTATCCTGTCTATGAAGTTACTTTGTTATGAGTGTAAGACtcttttatgttcattccactttcattttGTACGACTTGTATAAACCTATATGTGACTTCTTTACATTTAATGTAGGgatatgcccatattgtgataatagtttagatggtatgagatgagacaatctttgacACTATCTtcctaatttatatatatgtatgtgcaataaaagtataagactatgtaatcttcctatacgaagagTCTGTGTATCCTCAATacgaatatatattatgtgtatgtagagtctttgtaaacctccaagtagatgtaatgaaagttttaatttttttcccgttttcaacctatgaatgtaaagACTTGAGACAAGAGGCTACTCTTAGTCCTTAAAAAGCAcgacgatgccggttacgtctaggggatAAACCCGaatatgaaaaacttggtattagagcatgagaATGAATATCGTTGTATCTCTCTCTACCCCATCTAtataggtttgtattcataattgtgaagcgcgccacacttatgagtaggaacctatatgatgATTAGGAAACTCTCTCATTCTTGGAAATCCTATATTGTGCCGTTAGAGTATACTTATAGTGTGATTTTAcatctaatcctattgttgtgcATATAGGAAGAATGAACACTCAAAGAAATGTGTCTCGGAGACTTAAAGAGGAAATTACCAATGCGGGATCTCCTCCTTGTGGTGaacaagttcctccacttgaagaataTATTAATGTTGACCAAGCTCCGGTTAATCCTCCTCCATTGAGAGATGAGAATATAAGAACTGCTCTTCTTCTAATGGCCCAAGATATCACCACTCAAGAAAAGACGGCTACGACTCAATCCCAAGCTGTGACGGCACAAGTAAACCGGAATGTTGTGACCCATCCCCATCAACAAATCACTATTATGGATTACCATCTAACGGACTACTCTAGGAAGAACCCTCCTACTTGCTAcgggtctaaggttgatgaatacCCCCAATAATTCATCGATGAAGTATCTAAAATACTTTTGGCTATGGGGTTTTCAacaagtgagaaggccgagttatCTACTTATCAACCAAAGGACATGGCACAAGTATTGAAGGTGTAATGGGGGGATAATAGGCCATTGAGGGGTGGTTCattgacttgggagatctttaagAAGGCTTTTCAACGTCCGTTTTTTTCTAGTGATATGAGGGAggaaaaagtggtggagttcatcaatcttTGCAAAGGAGGAATGGGTGTCCATGATTACTCTTTGGAATTTATTAAATTGCCAAATATGCTCCTAGTTTGGTCTCCGATCTTAGAGAccaaatgagtcattttgtgatgGAGGTGTCGGAGGACTTACAAGAAGAGTGGCATTCGACCATTCTACATGATAACATGAACATTTCCTGTTTTATGGTTCATGGAAGAAGACTTGAGGAGGCAAGGGATAAGAGGAAGAGTAGATATTCTAAAAGAGCAAGACCATTTaatggaggttcttcaaagaataggcttcaAATACtagacaagcctagatttaagaaaCGGGTTTCCAATTATGTTCCATCCAAGTTCCTGAATGCTCGTGATGACAAGGGAAATGAATTGAAACCTAAAAAGGGAAGGAGTGAAAACTCACAAAATGAGAAGCCTACATGTTCAAGTGTGGAAAGGGTCATCTTGGTGAGTGCTTGGTAGGAACCGGTAATTGCTTTAGTTAtggcaagagtggtcacaagaTGAGAGATTGTCGAAATTTGAagagtcaagacaagggtactgttcaagctcaagcaagtggttcaaaAGAGGCACCAAAGAAGAACTGCTTTTATGATCTGCGttctaggggtgaacaagagactTCTCCCAATGTGGTGACTGGTATGTTTAAATTAATCTCTTTGATGTATATTCTTTACTTGACCCAGActctactttatcatttgttattCCTCTAATAgacaaaaagtttgatattttaccccatatttttcatgaaccttttattGTGTCTACTCCATTGGAGAGTCGGTTGTGGCAAAAAGGATTTATATaaattgtccaataatgttTCCTAATATAGTTTCTTATCATGATCTAGTAGAcctcgatatgcttgattttgatgttatattgggtatggactAGTTGCATGCTTGTgtttcttcaattgattgtaCGACAacggtggtgaagtttaactttccaaatgaaccagttatagagtggaagggggaatctattcctagaggtcatagTATCCGTTGTCTAAAAGTAAGCAAAATGATCTCGAAATGttgtttataccatattgtaagagtcaaagatttagactccgaaattcctcccattgagtctgTCCctgtagtgagtgaatttccgAAGGTTTTTCCCATTGACCTTCCCGATATTCCTCtcgaatgggaaattgattttggcaTTTATTTtctaccggatacaaatcccatttcaattcatcCTTATTTGATGGCTCTGGTCGAGTTGaaggagttgaaggctcaacacaaggatttactagataagggttttatatgGCCTAGTATTATTCCATGGGGTGCTCTGCTTTTGTTtgttaaagaagaaagatgggtcttTGAGAATTGTATTAATTACCGGTAAATTAATAAGGttactattaagaataagtaccctcttcctcagattgataatttgtttgatcaactccaaggggcgagtaacttttcaaaaattgaattgagatcgcggtatcaccaacttagggtgagaggtgaggatgtaCCAAAAATAGGCTTACGGACTATTTGTGGGCACTATGAGTTATTTGTAATGTCTTTCGATCTCACTAATTTTCCGACGACATTTATTGACCTAATGAATAAAGTGTATCGAAATTACCTAGATTAacttgtcattgtcttcattgatgatatctagGTATATTCGAAGAACGAGATCacatgggtcatttgagggtggtatttaaacccttaaagaacatcaattgtttgccAAATATAGCATGTGTGAGTTTTAGTTGAGGTAGGTGACATCTCTTTGCATATCATCTCAAGTGAAGGAGTTGAGATACACCAAATGAAAATAGAGGCGGTAAAGAATTATCCTAGACCATTGACTACAATCTATATTAGGAGTTTCATGGGTTTAGTGGGTTTTTATCGAAGGTTCATGGATGGATTTGTGTCGATTGCATCTCCTTTCAgtactttgacccaaaataataagaaatttgagtggtcggcggtatgtgagaaaagtttcaaattgttgaaagataggctcaCTTCCGCTAcagtgttgactttaccggagggtacaaaggggtTTGTAGTACGTTATGACACATCCCAAGTAGGTTTGGGGTGTGTGATTATACCACACGcaaaagttatagcctatgtcTCTAGGCAACTTAAGTTTTTCAGAGAAATTATCCACTTATGTCCTTGAATTAGCGACGGTagtgttttctttgaaaatatggaggcattacttgtatgggttcatgttgatgtatttacCGACCGTAAGAGtgtccaatatgtgtttacctaaaataagttgaatctccgacaaagaaggtggttatagttgttaaaatattatgatacgaGAGTGCTCTATCACCCCCAACAAGGCAAATATTTTTGCGGATTCCCTAAGTCGTAtaactatgggtagtgtatcctaCATTGACGAAGCCAAGAAGGACCTAGCAAGGGGATTTCATAGGTTGCCTAGGTTGGGGGTGAGGTTTGAAGGTTCTTCGAATGGGGGTGCTATTGTCAATCAAAATCCCGAGTCATCTCTagtagttgaggtgaagtctaaacaAAACCTTAAACAAGCATTAATGAAGTTGAGAGAATCGAATCTTGGCATGTTGAATGAATTATTCTCCTTAAGGGGGATGGTGCGCTAAGGTACCAAGAATGAATGTGTGCTCCCGATGTAGATAGGTTGAGGGACTGGATCCTAGATGAATCTGAAAGGTCCTGCTACTCAATTCATCCGCGtttaacaaaaatgtatcatgacctaagggagatatattggtgggaaggtttaaAAAGGGATATAGCAGAGACTTTTGCTAAATGTCCAAAATTCCATCAGGTAAAGGCTGAACACCAAAAgtcgggtggcttactacaagagatcctAATTCCTACTTCGGAaggggaagacatcaatatggacatTGTAGTAGGTTTAGCTCGGACTAAAAAAtcatatgattccatatgggtgtTTGTGGATCGGTTAACTAAGTCCGCTCGCtttattcccatcaagtctACATATTCGGTGGAAGATTATGCAAtagtcttcatagatgatattttatgtcgctatggtattccgttatctATCAAATAAGATCGTGGTGCACAATTCATATATAGAATTTGGAgatcattccaaaaagggttgggtactatggtgaagttgagtaccgcttttcatccccaaatggatggtcaagggGAACAcgctattcaaacccttgaatAGATGCTTAGGGCGTccattattgatttttaaggGAATTGGAATTAACATTTGTCTTTGGTGGAGTTGgcctacaataatagttttcattcatccgtttccatggctccctatgaagccttgtatggtaggaggtgtaggtctcctattggatggtttgaaatGGGTGAACCTTCACTTCATTGTCCTGATTTAGTTTATAAGACATTGgaaaaagttcatatcataaggatcCCATTACAAacggcctatagtcggcaaaagtctaaTGCTgaccataggagaagggattcggagtttgaagaaggtgataaggcgtatttgaaaatttcaccaatgaaaggggtggttagattaggcaagaaaggaaagttgagtcctcgttatgtgggtccctatgaaatcttgcaaagggtttgTAAGGTTACCTATGAATTGCAACTTCcaagtgaattggcttcggttcatctgcttttccatgtttccatgttgaagaagtgtatcggtgatcacGAGTCATTTCATCCTATTaagggtcttggtgtcaagtATAACCTCTCCTATGAGGAATTTCcgattcaaattcttgatagtcAAGTCgagaagttaaggaataaagaggtggcttctttaaaggtgttatggaagaatcatctagttgagggtgcaacatcgGAGGCTGAGGTTGACATGAAGTATTGTTgccctcatctttttgaaaattaaggTTACTCATTCTGTTTGGTAATATGAATATGActagaaattgaagtttctttttttggtgaagtaaaaatgtgcattttgggGTTGCATGACATTGAAGTAATACCTCTAAAACTTGATTTTTGCCTTTTTGGTTTATTTGAGCTAAGTTGTGCATTTTGGTaggtgagtctttatgaaatgatatgtatcATGTTGCTAAGTTGAACTTAGTTCTAATTCACTCATGTAATGTATATTGAGATCATgagtgttgtgagaaggaaatacctcatgatgaagtgttttgagccttatATTTGGTAATTGGAGTTTTAAAATTTACCTTGTTTAAATGATAcaatttatgttgatttgatattgttgattggttggacttctattcttgagtctattccttccttcaaacaAGTTTttgtgtcattcggggatgaatgttcctaacgaagggggggataatgtgacaccttgaaaatccaagacgtgtcataaagtctaacataggtgtcatggGGTCTAATTACTGTTTTTAAGTCCTTTTTGATTAATGTATGTCATTTAGGaaatttaagaaccaaaacatccaagaatgtCCACGACGTCTGAAAGTTTGTTTAAAGAGGTATTAGCTTGCCTTTGCATATTTTACTAGCTTTTAGGATTCGTAAATTTACGAAAAGTGGTGAAAGAGTAGGCAATAGGTGTTTAAGTTATTTCTTGGTCAAAACGTCTGGGTATGACTCCTCaaagaccaaccaagggcccttaaggaggacccttgcaGTTTGAGGCAACACTGTCTGGCAGTGTGCATCAACGGGGCAACAGACGACCTGTGTGTGGATCAACGGGACATGGATGCCACAGTCGTCCCATACATAGACACATTGAGGAAGCCCCTCGCATGCATAGTCTCTGAACTCACATACGGAGTGTAGGACGGAAGGGGGTTGTCCAtcgactcacagacggcccGTAGGTGGGGTTCCGTCTGTGAGGGTCTTGAGTTGCTGcacattttaaatttagtttatgtaattaattaggtggtttaGTGGTTATTTATGGATTAAGGGGATACTAATTAAATAGTTTAACTCCCAATATAAATACCCCTACCCTCCTTAATCTAAAcataactcacaaaataaactctctttcttctctctttacTTGAACTCACTATTAAAAACTAGGAAGGAAAGGGGTTAAATAGAAGGAAAAGGGATAACTCACcatcaattcttcatcaaacgTTAAGATATGTTATCTAATTCACCGTTGAGACTATTCATCAaaagttccttcaaaatggatttcagaagttgattttatatgggtttcatccaattacaaAATGGTGTTGTGAACAgagttttttatgatttatttaggaTGTTATGGATTTATTAAcatgtacttttatttttatgtttttgttcaATTTGAAGATTATGATCACTAACCCTTAACTCGAAgtttgatcttgatgtaaattTGGTTGTGATTCATTAAATTGTCTAGATTATGGGTTAAATCACTGTTACTTGATGTTGTTACACCAATACTTAACTAATTGGAATGAATTGTATCCTTTCATGTTGatcttgagaagtgatctaggttgtgAAACTTGGcctaaaaagattattttaagtatgatctagtattgaattgtgctATAGTGTTTATTCTAgcattgttatcatgttgattattgaattatgatgttgaacAACTAAATTTATCGAATTGAGGTTTAAAGATAAGGCCTAAATGATGAATTATGTGGAAGATTTGGTAAGTCTTGGAATCTCTAtttttacttccaattgtgatcaattatggttaagtcatgatattatataggagtatgccttatactaggatgatagggttgtatgatgttgaattgaaatgtcttatctatgttgtgaggttgattaaggtgtatgtgatataaggatggtgataactatctgtgtgccttgatatgctatgaaatgataatgtgttaacctaacttatatgaattgtgatgaaaggaatatactcattcaattcttattgagctattgatgatgataattataaaaatggtagaccctatgacctaaactaagctaagATTGATAATTAACGGcttaaagaaatttaaacaaagGGACTTAGTTTAGtcccgagtgaacttgacaatgggagg
Proteins encoded in this window:
- the LOC138340374 gene encoding uncharacterized protein codes for the protein MAPYEALYGRRCRSPIGWFEMGEPSLHCPDLVYKTLEKVHIIRIPLQTAYSRQKSNADHRRRDSEFEEGDKAYLKISPMKGVVRLGKKGKLSPRYVGPYEILQRVCKVTYELQLPSELASVHLLFHVSMLKKCIGDHESFHPIKGLGVKYNLSYEEFPIQILDSQVEKLRNKEVASLKVLWKNHLVEGATSEAEVDMKYCCPHLFEN